A window of bacterium genomic DNA:
TCAATCCATTCAAGATTCGCTAAAAGAAGTGAACAGAAAAATCGACATCTTGACTGAAGAGATCGAAAGGTTGAAGCTTGGAAAAGTTGCTGAGATCAAATACGCATCGTCCCGCGGCCTCGGCCCTGCGGCGGCCAAAGTATACCAGGTTGACCAAGGCGTTTCCATTGCCGGTTACGGAGAATTGGTTTATGAAAATTATTCAAGAAAAAGAGACGATAAATCCATGTCGTCATCGCAGGATCAATTCGATTACCTGCGTAATATCCTGTATTTCGGATACCGCTTCAGTGATCGAATCCTTTTTAATTCCGAAATCGAGTTCGAACACGGCTATACCGGTAAGCAGCGCGGCGGAAAACCTATCGGAGAAGTTGGGATGGAATTCGGTTATATCGAACTGATGTTTAACAAACACGCCAATCTGCGTGCGGGTATGGTGCTTATCCCGGTGGGTATTATCAATGAAAAACACGAACCCTCGACTTTTTTCGGGACCCTGCGTCCCCAGGTTGAACAGCGCATTATTCCTACCACCTGGCGTGGCAACGGAATCGGCTTATACGGAGAGATCTTTTCAGGCCTCGAATACCGGGCGTATGTGGTCGAAGGCCTTGATGCAACCAATTTTACCGCTAAAGACGGTATCCGAGACGGGCGACAATTGGGTTCAAAAGCCTATGTTGAGCATTTTGCCCTTACGGCAAAATTCGAATATTCGGGCGTTCGCGGACTGATTTTCGGAACAAGTTTCTATTCCGGCAATGCCAATCAAACCATCGTTGACTCCCTAAAAGGGTGGGAACCGAACGTGACAATTTTGAGCGCTCACGCGGAATGGTCGTGGAAGGGCCTGGAAACGCGCGCTTTGTATGTACAAAACAACTTGACCGGCACTAAACTATTCAATCAGGAGTTCGGAAAAACGATAGGCAAAACGATGAAAGGCTGGTACGTGGCTGCAGGTTATGATGTCATGCCGCTGATCAAAGCGGGGACGGCTCACTATCTTGCGCCGTATATTCAATATGAATCGTTTGACACCCAAGCCGATGTTGCCAGCGGACTGTCGCGCGATCCTGAATCCGAACGCATGATCACGACGGTCGGCATTTCGTACAAACCGCATCCGAATGTGGCTTTTAAATTTGATTTCCGAAATAACGCTAATGAAAAGAAAACCGGGAATGATCAATGGAATTTGGCAATTAATTATCTTTTTTAATGGAGGACTCACATTCAAGATTTTTAAAGCATGATGACACCAAGGCAGGAAGTAGCAAAATGAGGAATAATTTTTTGTCTTCGTATAACTTTCTTTTTTCGTGTCTCCGAGGTAATTCTTGAATTATCCTTTAAAGAATAGATCACGTGCATAACGATTGCTGCAAAAATTATAAAAAGAAAAAAGCCTGCAAACATTGTCCGGTGTGGGCCGAACTTCGTCGGATGGATCAAACGATTAAACGCAGGGAAGTGCGGTACTTTTTAAAAGCTGCAGCGCTTACTATGACACATGTATCTGACCAAACAGATTCTCGAAAACTTGACAGGTATTGACCGCCGAAATATGCGCATGATTCGATTTTACTTTTTTTCAGCCAAACAGGATAAACCAACAATATACAAAACAAAATCAAACTTGAAGGCCTTATGAAACTAAATAAACTCATCGCATTTCTAATGATGTGCACGCTCCACCTCCAGGCTCAGGATGCGGTCATTTCTGATAATTCGTTTCTGATTGAAGAAGCTTACAATCAGGAACCGCGCGTAGTACAGCATATTTCAAACTTAAGTTATGCAAAAAAATTAAAAGAATGGGAATATGCTCTGACACAGGAATGGCCGCTTTTTACTCAAACCCACCAACTCAGTTATTCCATACCGTATACGTGGTTGAACGGTAATTCAGTTGTGGGATTTGGCGACGTTGCCGTAAACTATCGTTACCAGTTATGGGATGATGCCCGGTGGGCGGCCATTTCCCCGCGCCTCACGGTCATCTTGCCAACCGGCGACAAAAAGAAGGGGCTTGGTTCAGGCAAAACGGCATATCAAGTCAATCTGCCTCTAAGCAAACGCATCAGTCCTTCTTGGGTTCTTCATGTCAATGCCGGTGCGGCGATTATGCCCGGTGTATCTTCCGGAACAACAAAAGAGACACTGTGGAGCTATAATGCAGGCGCCAGTGTAATCTGGTTAGTAAAAAGCAATTTTAATGTATTGGTAGAATTTGTATCCACTTTTGATGACGAAATTATGGCCGGACAAGTAAAGAATTCGGCGAGTTATACAGTCATTCCCGGGTTTAGGTATGCTCACAATTTAGGTTCTTTACAGATTGTTCCGGGATTGGGCGTACCGATGGAACTCAGCGGAAAGAAAACAAAACGTGCGTTTTTTTACCTCTCACTTGAGCATCCATTTTAATGAGTTTGCCAAACCCATACGGAAAAGTTACCGGCAGTATCGGATCTGTTTTTTGCTTACTGCTGCTGCTGACTTACACACCGGCTCACGCCCAAGTTTACATGACAAAAGATGAAGCGCTGCATTTGCATTTTCCGAACAAACAAAATGTATTCCGCAAAAACATATTTCTCACGGACGATCAGGTACGGCAAATTCAAGATAAAGCACGGGCTAAAGTTGATTCTAAAATTCTGACGTATTACGAATACCGTGAAGAAGGAAATATTCGAGGCGTTGCATTTTTTGAAACGCAAACTGTTCGAACGCATCCGGCAACATTCATGATCGTACTCAATTCGGACGGATCAGTGAAGGCGGTTGAAATGCTGGCATTTTATGAACCGGAAGATTATCTGCCGCCAAAAAAGTGGATGGATCAATTCAAGAACAAGACTCTGCAAAACGACATTTATCCTAAACGTGGAATCCCCAATGTGGCAGGTGCGACGCTTTCGGCACAAGCGATCACGGAGAGTGTAAGAAAGTATATGATTATTCATGAATTTCTAATTAATAAGGGAAAGTAATATGCAGTACCTGCAAAAAGGCGGTTTCCAGCAAAATCCTCTCATGCGGCTTACGCTGGGTTTTACCGTGCTATTTCTCGTCGGATTTGTTGTGACAAATTTTATGATCTATTTTTCAAAGATGGGACTTACGCCGGATTCCGTTATCGCCTATTACAACGGATCAGAGGAGACGTTCCATCCGGCTCGGACCTACGGCTCTATGCTGGAAGTGACGCACGGGCATTTACCCGTGATGGCAATCCTTATTCTCATGTTGACGCATCTCGTTCTTTTTTCTCCGTTTACAAAAAACCAAAAAATTGCTTTTATTATTTTGTCATTTCTCTCCGCGTTTTTGGATGAAGGATCGGGCTGGCTGGTGCGGTTTGTACATCCTCAGTTTGCCTGGTTAAAAATAGGTTCGTTTCTGATTTTACAAGCGAGCCTGATCTTTTTATTGATTTCTTTGACGCTCTTCTTGTTTCATTCATGCGCGGAGTCAAAAGATAAAGAAATTCTCACGTCCGGTTTGGATGATGCCAATGAGATTGCGGAGGATTCTCAAAAGCCGTAGAATAATAAAAAGATATAGAAAGACATGAAATGGATAACTCCCGGCGAAATTTTCTTAAACAAACGGCATGTTTTGTGTTCAGCGGTACAATCCTGAATAACATACCGTATCTTTCAGCTCAAACACGGCCTGCTTTAGTGGAGCGTGCATTTTATACCATGGGCACGATTGTCAAAATAAGCGCATATGGAGATTCTGTTCGCAATATCCATCAGGCTATAACGAAAGCGCAGGAAGAATTTCAGAGATTGGATTCGGTGATGAGCGTGTATAGATCCGATAGCCATGTGAGTTTTATCAATAAAGCCGCAGGGAGGAACGAAGTGCCCGTAGATCGATCCGTCATTGACATTCTGCGTAGTGCCAAAATATTCTATGAAAAAACCGGCGGATCATTCAATATTTGTATCGAGCCGATGATGCGTTTGTGGGGATTTCGCAATGAGTCCAAAACGATATCCCGTATGCCTAGTGACAGGGAATTGTACCGCGCAATAGAGACTATTTCAATTAATCATTTAGTAATCAATGATCGGGGAAACACAGCAGGGCTTTCGAACGAGGGCTCAGCCATAGATTTGGGGGGAATTGCCGTCGGTTATTCTGTGGATCGTGCTGCGAAAATATTACAGTCAGAAGGAATTGAAAATTTTCTAATTAATCACAGCGGCGATATCTATGCTTCGGGAACGCCGCCGGAAAGCAGCGGTTGGGTAATAAGTATTCCAGATCCCCAAAAACCATCCGACTTAATTAAAACTGTTTCAATTCGAGACCGCGCTGTATCCACGTCGGGAAATTATGAATCGTTTGTGGCGCACCTTGACAAAAAATTCGGGCATATTCTGGACCCGCAAACCGGTTATCCTTGTGATAGGCTCTTGAGTCTCACCACGGTTTGTTCGACTGCAATGGAGGCAGACGCTTACTCGACTGGATATTTTTGTAATGGAAATGTTCCTGCAGAGATGACTTACATTGCGGTCACGTCAGATGCAAAAGTTTTCGTCTCCAATAATATTTAGCTGATGGTTCCGAAAATCAGAATCGTAATGTAAATATCGTTTCCGTTTTTGGTTTTGATGTAACGCTGAGGGTGCCTTTATGTAGGCGCATGATCTGGCGAGACAGGCTTAATCCGATACCGGTGCCTTCTTGTTTCGTAGTGAAAAACGGAATAAAAATTTTATCAATAGCTTCTTCGGAAATTCCAGGGCCGTTATCGATCACTTTGATAACGACGCGCCCGTTTTCATCCAATCCTGCCGTTAGTTCAATTCGTGCCACCGTTTTATTTTCCAGGGCCTGCATCGCATTCAAAAGAAGATTGATGAGAATTTGTTCGATCAACTCCGGGTCGGCAGTAACCTCAAGCGTTTCAGGGTCAATCGAAACCTGAAAATGAATTCCTTTTGAGATCACCTGTTGGTACATAAGTTTTTCAATTCGCGCAAACAATTCACTGATGAGTATTATTGTAAAATGGGGAGTTGGAATTCGCGTCAGGTTTCGGTAGGCATCAACGAAATGCATCAATCCTTTGCTTCGACTTTGAATAGTTTGTAATGCGCTTCGGATATCGTGAACGACGTCTGTTCGAACGGCAGTTGGCGAACTCTGAGATTCAAGACTATCCAGAAGTTCGTTTGCCGTGGATGCGAGTGATGTGACCGGCGTCATCGAATTCATGATCTCATGCGTGAGCACACGGATCAATTTCTGCCACGCTTCCATTTCCTTTTCTTCCAATTCGTTTTGAATATTCTGTAGGGACGCCAGCGTGAATTTCTGATCCCGCATACG
This region includes:
- a CDS encoding transporter — protein: MKLNKLIAFLMMCTLHLQAQDAVISDNSFLIEEAYNQEPRVVQHISNLSYAKKLKEWEYALTQEWPLFTQTHQLSYSIPYTWLNGNSVVGFGDVAVNYRYQLWDDARWAAISPRLTVILPTGDKKKGLGSGKTAYQVNLPLSKRISPSWVLHVNAGAAIMPGVSSGTTKETLWSYNAGASVIWLVKSNFNVLVEFVSTFDDEIMAGQVKNSASYTVIPGFRYAHNLGSLQIVPGLGVPMELSGKKTKRAFFYLSLEHPF
- a CDS encoding FMN-binding protein, which produces MSLPNPYGKVTGSIGSVFCLLLLLTYTPAHAQVYMTKDEALHLHFPNKQNVFRKNIFLTDDQVRQIQDKARAKVDSKILTYYEYREEGNIRGVAFFETQTVRTHPATFMIVLNSDGSVKAVEMLAFYEPEDYLPPKKWMDQFKNKTLQNDIYPKRGIPNVAGATLSAQAITESVRKYMIIHEFLINKGK
- a CDS encoding HAMP domain-containing histidine kinase; the protein is MVYKNFRLQCTLRVILLGLTMYGFFYVLSQTHLYVTSVILGVIIIFEIVTLVQYVEKTNRDLTRFLESVKHADFSQTFTPQGFGTSFDELKAAFKEIIDKFHQIRFEKEEHYSYLQTVVHHIGIGLIVFKSDGNVDMINASAKRLLKIGPPHDLTELKNIQMLEPLLPELFTTLTQLKPGQRSLIKIQINNELVQLAVYVVDFRMRDQKFTLASLQNIQNELEEKEMEAWQKLIRVLTHEIMNSMTPVTSLASTANELLDSLESQSSPTAVRTDVVHDIRSALQTIQSRSKGLMHFVDAYRNLTRIPTPHFTIILISELFARIEKLMYQQVISKGIHFQVSIDPETLEVTADPELIEQILINLLLNAMQALENKTVARIELTAGLDENGRVVIKVIDNGPGISEEAIDKIFIPFFTTKQEGTGIGLSLSRQIMRLHKGTLSVTSKPKTETIFTLRF
- a CDS encoding FAD:protein FMN transferase — protein: MDNSRRNFLKQTACFVFSGTILNNIPYLSAQTRPALVERAFYTMGTIVKISAYGDSVRNIHQAITKAQEEFQRLDSVMSVYRSDSHVSFINKAAGRNEVPVDRSVIDILRSAKIFYEKTGGSFNICIEPMMRLWGFRNESKTISRMPSDRELYRAIETISINHLVINDRGNTAGLSNEGSAIDLGGIAVGYSVDRAAKILQSEGIENFLINHSGDIYASGTPPESSGWVISIPDPQKPSDLIKTVSIRDRAVSTSGNYESFVAHLDKKFGHILDPQTGYPCDRLLSLTTVCSTAMEADAYSTGYFCNGNVPAEMTYIAVTSDAKVFVSNNI